The Thermoplasmata archaeon genome contains the following window.
GGACGCCCTCGAATCCGAGTAGCTTGAGGGCCTTGTGGACGTTGTCCCCCTCCGGGTCCGTGACGCCGGGGCGGAGGCGGACCTCCACTCGGACGCGGACCAACCCAGGTTCCCCGGAGTCGGCATGGCCTCCCCGTTCTTAGGCCTTTCCCGGAGCGGCCGCGAGGTGCGACCGGAACAGCGAGGACCGCTCGGACGGCCGGGCAAACGACCGACCGGCCCGCACCTCGATCGTCAGGAGGCCCTTCGATGCGAGGGACCGGATCGCCGCGACGGCCGTCCGGCGGCTCATCCCGCGGGCTCCCGCGCGGGCGACGAGCCCGTCCACGGTCACCGCCCGTCGGACCAGGGCCATGATCGCCCGCTCCGACGCCGGGAACGGCTCTCCCAGGCGGACTCCGGAGAGGACCGGCAGCCGGATCGGCGTCGTCTCGCAATACCACGTCTCGATCCCCTCCAGGAAGGCCGCGAGGATCGCGGCGTTCGCCAAGATCTTCGTGCCGCCGCTCACGCTCAGCCGGACGGGTCCCTCCCGCGCCGACTCGAGGATCGTCCGCCGCACGGTCCCGAGCGAATCGAGGAGATCGAACGGACGGACGACGACAGATCGGAGGGACGGCTCGAGGTCCTTCAGCCGGCGGAAGCCCGCCGACCGGAAGCTGTCCCGGCCCGCCACGACGACGAGCCGGTCATACGGCATGAGGCGCAACGCCGGCAAGACGTGCCGCTCGTCGAAGCCCATCGTGACGATCAGCGTGCGTCGGCCCGTCCGTTCACCCCACGAGGAGGTCCATTGCCGGAGCGGGCTTGACGATCAGCTTCCTCGCGTCCCTCGCGTCCGCCAGGCGTTCGATCGCGCCTTTCGCGTCGAGCTCGCGGAGGTGGTGGTTCATCGTCGCCTTGTGTACGCCGAGCGCCCGGGCGAGCGCCGTCTCCGTGAAGTCCTTCTCCCGGTTCTTCACAAGGAACGTCAGGACCTCCCGCTGTTTCGTCGTGAGGCCTTCGCCGTACGTGATGCGAAGCAGGGGAAGCGGGATTTCCTGATACGTCTCGTCGTGGACGTAGGTCGCCGGGATGCCCTCGAGGACGCAGACCAGAAGGGCGGCGCTGCTCATGAGCCGCGTGCCGCCCGCGATGTTGAACCGGAGGTCCGAGCCGCTCGCCCGGTCCTTCCGGATGTCGGCCCGGATCTGCGTGGCCACGTGCAGCAGGTCGAACGCGTCGCTCACCTCGTTCGCGGTCGCGGACAGGCCAAGGGCGCGACAGAACTCCATGACCTTGGCCCGCGCATCGCGGCTCTTCGCGTGGTCGCTGTGGTAGAACACGACCCGCTCGAGGCCCTCCGTCGACCGGATCGAGGGGATGAGGCTCTGAGGCCGCCATCCGAGCGTGCCGAACAGGACGGTCATCGCGACCCGCCGAGAGGCCGTTCCGACGATATGAACTTCCTTCCAACCGCGGACACGGAAGGTCCACTCCGGGCGAAACCATTTTATCGCGGCCCCGGGTTGGGCACGTGGAAGGTCGCCGGATGGACGCGGGCGAAAAGACGTTGCTGGTCACGCGGCCGACGCGGCTGATCGCCCTACGCTTCTACCTCGCGATGTTCCTCCTGCTCATCCTCGCGGGGGCCGTGTTCTTCGTCGACCGCCTCGCCCCGTCGTTCCCGGACCCCGCGATCGGCCCGGTGCGGCTCAGCACGATCCTCGCTGGGTTCGTCGCGGTCCTCGCCCTGCTCGCCTTCTTGACCGCCGAGCTCAAGCGGAAGACGACGCGATACATCATCACGGATAACAAGATCATCCGCGAGGACGGCATCCTGAACAAGAACACCGTCATGATCCCGTACACCCAGCTCGAGCGGGTGGACCTCCATCAGACGTTGTCCCAGCGCATCCTGAAGATCGGGACGATCGTCGTCGACACGGGCGACGACACGATGAACATCGACATGGTCCCGCGTCCGTCCCACATCCAGGAGCTGCTCAGCACCCGCATCGGGAGACGCGGCTGGACCGGCCCGCAGCCACAGCCACCGACGACGCGCTAGGTCGGTACCCTCTCGATGGGAAACGTTATTTGCGGCCGGTTCTCTTGACCGTCGATTCGCATGCTCATGGCATTCACGTTCCGCGCGAAGCGCGGTAAGGAATCCGAATTCGAGCGCGTGCTGAACAATCCGGAGGGCGGGAAGGTGGTCGCGAGAGGACTCGGTGCGACCCGGAATGCGCTGTTCCTCAAAGACGGACAGATGATCCGGATCATGGAGTTCCCGGATGGCGCACGGCCGAAGTCTATGGTCGAGGTCGCGGAGGCCGACGCGAACCTGAAGGCGTTCCTGCGCCGGCTCGGCCCGCTCGTCGAGGACGGTTTCGATGTCGATGTGCCCGGGAGCCTGGAGGCGTTCAACCGCCGCATTTCCTTCGCGCCGGCGTACGACGTCCACGTGGGGCCGGGCGCCTAGTCCGCCCACGGGAGGAGCAGGCGCGCCTCGCGCGTGTCGACGAGGTCCCATGCCCCGGGCACCCCGTCCGGCTCGCCTTCGATCCAATACCCACCGATCGTCATGTCGTACCCGTGCGTCGGGTCGGTGGCGACCGTGCACCCGAGCTTCCGCCGGTATCGGCGGGTCGTCCACCCGGCCGCACGCCGGCGAGACCATTCCCGACGCTTGAGCGCGACGACCACCTCGAGCCATTCGGCCCGGTCCATCGAGTGGCTCCGGGACAGGCGCTTCAGTTCGTCGCTGACGTAGTCGAGATCCGTGGCGGAGAGGCTCGCCACCCCATCCGCCCCCGTGTGGCTGTGGAAGCCGCCGAGGACCGCATACCCGACGTCCGCGCTCTCGATCACGCCTCGCGCGCGACGGAACGCCTTCTCGTTCCCGTGGCTCACCCAGTTCGGCTTGCGGTCCTCCGTCTGGAGCGGATATGCGGCCCGCAGGACGGTGACCTCCCTCGGCCGGCGTCGCAGGATGCGCGTCCCGCGGTTCCCGACAAGGAACCCGTTCGTCTCGCGGTTGTACGCCTCCACGGCGGAAGCGACCAGGCCGACGAAGCAACCGCGTTCGATGACGACATCGTCCATGGGCACCGACCTCCGGAGAAGGGGACCCCTTCACCCCTCCGGGTCTATAAGAAAGTGATGTCCCGATTGCTGGGAACTCGTTTGGCTTCGCATGAGACGGTCGGATAGTGCCTTCATTAGTCGACGTCCCCATAAGGAAAAATAATCTGCCGCGAATACGCGCCCGGCGCACGCGTGAAGCGGTTCGCGACGGAGCTGATGGGGAAGACGGTCATGACGGAGGACGGGCAGATCCTCGGCGTGCTATCGGACCTGATGGTCGAGACGAAGTCAGGCCGCATCCATGCGCTCCTCGTGACGGCCGCCGGGAGCGTCGAGAGGCGGTTCTTCAAGACCGACGCGGAAGGTCGGCTGCTCCTGAACTTCCGGTCGATGAAGGCGGTGCAGGACGTCATCGTGACCGCGCTCGCGGAGTGACGAGACGTGGCGAAGCTCACGTTCTACGGCGGGGTCGCGGAGATCGGCGGGAACAAGATCCTCCTCGAAGACCGCGACGCCCGCATCTGGCTCGACATGGGCGCCCCGTTCGACCTGGGCGAGGACTATTTCGTCGAGTTCCTCGGCCCCCGGGACCGGTTCGGCCTCCGCGACTACTTCGCGCTCGACTTGATGCCGCGGATCCCCGGCCTCTACTCGGCCGAGGCGCTCCTCCCGACGGACATGGCGTACGAGCCGCCGGCGTTCTCGGGAATCTTCATCACCCACGTGCACTACGACCACACGCAGCACCTCCGCTACGTCGATCCGAACATCCCGGTCCACATGGGCGAGGGCGCCCGGACGATCTTGGAGTCGCTCGATGCGACCGCGCGCACGCCGATGATGCGCCTCGGGTCCCACGCGTACGCGACGTTCCGGTCGGGCCAGGCGACGACCCTCGACGGGGTCGAGGTCGAGCCAGTCCACGTGGACCACAGCGCGCCCGCCGCGTACGGCTACCTCGTGCACACGAGCGCCGGCACGATCGCCTACACGGGCGATCTACGCCACCACGGCCCGATG
Protein-coding sequences here:
- a CDS encoding Mov34/MPN/PAD-1 family protein, coding for MDDVVIERGCFVGLVASAVEAYNRETNGFLVGNRGTRILRRRPREVTVLRAAYPLQTEDRKPNWVSHGNEKAFRRARGVIESADVGYAVLGGFHSHTGADGVASLSATDLDYVSDELKRLSRSHSMDRAEWLEVVVALKRREWSRRRAAGWTTRRYRRKLGCTVATDPTHGYDMTIGGYWIEGEPDGVPGAWDLVDTREARLLLPWAD
- a CDS encoding PRC-barrel domain-containing protein — its product is MKRFATELMGKTVMTEDGQILGVLSDLMVETKSGRIHALLVTAAGSVERRFFKTDAEGRLLLNFRSMKAVQDVIVTALAE
- a CDS encoding MarR family transcriptional regulator, with product MTVLFGTLGWRPQSLIPSIRSTEGLERVVFYHSDHAKSRDARAKVMEFCRALGLSATANEVSDAFDLLHVATQIRADIRKDRASGSDLRFNIAGGTRLMSSAALLVCVLEGIPATYVHDETYQEIPLPLLRITYGEGLTTKQREVLTFLVKNREKDFTETALARALGVHKATMNHHLRELDAKGAIERLADARDARKLIVKPAPAMDLLVG
- a CDS encoding PH domain-containing protein, which gives rise to MDAGEKTLLVTRPTRLIALRFYLAMFLLLILAGAVFFVDRLAPSFPDPAIGPVRLSTILAGFVAVLALLAFLTAELKRKTTRYIITDNKIIREDGILNKNTVMIPYTQLERVDLHQTLSQRILKIGTIVVDTGDDTMNIDMVPRPSHIQELLSTRIGRRGWTGPQPQPPTTR